In one window of Streptomyces griseus subsp. griseus DNA:
- a CDS encoding cytochrome P450, with protein MTVPNQLSGDRAAHCDLADPVFWQLPRPERLAAFARLRERDAPVLFTPRPGTARTSGKPFYALVRHADVLTASRTPKVFASAPGVTTPEPAGWAKALFGNSMVNMDGPEHAALRRIISRRFTPRLLAATEENIDRLAARLVDEMIAERPGDFMPSAASRLPLEVICDLMGIPAEHRPRIAGQIDHASEHVGVARRGRARLRIPGRGIASLAMMQCVMARLAHERRRHPQDDLVSALVRADIDGAGLSSRDLGAFFSLLLVAGVETTRNAIAHGLSLLDRHPEQLELLRSDFGRYIGGAVEEIVRHSTPIIQFRRTVVSEFELGGRTFLPGEKVALLYASANRDETVFTRPDLFDITRSPNPHLGYGGGGPHHCLGAHLARLEMTALFRELLTRRPVIRQTGEPKLVDSNFDNRVGSLPFTFGPAVT; from the coding sequence ATGACCGTGCCGAATCAGCTGTCCGGTGATCGTGCGGCCCACTGCGACCTGGCCGACCCGGTCTTCTGGCAACTGCCGCGCCCGGAGCGGCTCGCCGCCTTCGCCCGGCTGCGGGAACGGGACGCACCCGTGCTGTTCACGCCCCGGCCGGGCACCGCCCGTACCTCCGGAAAGCCCTTCTACGCGCTGGTGCGCCACGCGGACGTGCTGACCGCGAGCCGCACCCCGAAGGTCTTCGCGAGCGCCCCGGGGGTCACCACCCCGGAGCCGGCCGGCTGGGCGAAGGCGCTGTTCGGGAACTCGATGGTCAACATGGACGGGCCCGAGCACGCGGCGCTGCGCCGCATCATCTCCCGGCGCTTCACCCCCCGGCTGCTCGCCGCCACCGAGGAGAACATCGACCGGCTGGCCGCCCGGCTGGTGGACGAGATGATCGCCGAGCGTCCCGGCGACTTCATGCCGTCGGCGGCCTCACGGCTGCCGCTGGAGGTGATCTGCGACCTGATGGGTATCCCCGCCGAGCACCGGCCGCGGATCGCCGGGCAGATCGACCACGCCTCCGAGCATGTGGGGGTCGCGCGCCGGGGCCGGGCCAGGCTGCGGATCCCCGGGCGCGGGATCGCGTCGCTGGCGATGATGCAGTGCGTCATGGCGCGGCTGGCGCACGAGCGCCGCCGCCACCCGCAGGACGATCTCGTCTCGGCCCTGGTGCGCGCGGACATCGACGGCGCAGGGCTCTCCTCGCGGGATCTCGGCGCCTTCTTCTCGCTGTTGCTGGTGGCCGGGGTCGAGACCACCCGCAACGCGATCGCGCACGGGCTGTCCCTGCTGGACCGCCATCCGGAGCAGCTGGAACTCCTGCGGTCGGACTTCGGCCGGTACATCGGGGGTGCCGTCGAGGAAATCGTCCGCCATTCGACGCCGATCATCCAGTTCCGCAGGACCGTCGTTTCGGAATTCGAGCTGGGCGGCCGGACTTTCCTCCCGGGGGAGAAAGTCGCACTGCTCTACGCGTCCGCCAATCGCGATGAAACAGTTTTCACCCGTCCGGATCTCTTCGACATCACCCGGTCGCCGAATCCGCACCTGGGTTACGGGGGCGGCGGCCCGCACCACTGCCTCGGCGCCCATCTGGCCAGGCTGGAGATGACGGCCCTGTTCCGGGAGCTGCTCACCCGACGGCCCGTCATCCGGCAGACGGGCGAACCGAAGCTGGTCGATTCGAATTTCGACAACCGCGTCGGTTCGCTGCCGTTCACCTTCGGCCCGGCCGTCACCTGA
- a CDS encoding tyrosinase family oxidase copper chaperone, whose protein sequence is MSRTTDPGGAPRGARGPSRRIVLRTAFTAAVAAGTAAVLLPLYDDGPGSAPAPAKGPGHTAAGAEEFAEMYRGREIRGSVTVLVPAGEAGGTGQGEPVTEIRIDGRPLHVMRRADGTYLSDVTHYESFPTLRETARAAVDELGTARLALSASHHT, encoded by the coding sequence ATGAGCCGAACCACGGATCCGGGCGGCGCACCGCGTGGAGCACGCGGTCCGTCGCGCCGGATCGTCCTGCGTACCGCCTTCACCGCGGCCGTGGCCGCGGGCACCGCCGCGGTCCTCCTGCCGCTGTACGACGACGGACCGGGCAGTGCGCCCGCACCCGCGAAGGGGCCGGGCCACACCGCCGCCGGGGCGGAGGAGTTCGCCGAGATGTACCGGGGCCGGGAGATCCGCGGGTCGGTGACCGTCCTGGTCCCGGCCGGCGAGGCGGGCGGGACCGGCCAGGGGGAGCCGGTCACCGAGATCCGCATCGACGGCCGCCCGCTGCACGTCATGCGGCGCGCGGACGGCACGTACCTGAGCGATGTCACGCACTACGAGTCGTTCCCCACGCTCCGCGAGACGGCCCGCGCCGCCGTGGACGAGCTCGGCACCGCGCGGCTCGCGCTCTCCGCCTCGCACCACACGTGA
- a CDS encoding tyrosinase family protein, whose product MYTRKNQRDLTRTEKRRLVDAILKLKRSGRYDDFVVMHREYYVMDTENRPRPAHMTSSFFPWHRRYLLEFEKALQAVDPGVSVPYWDWTQDRSTTSSLWAEDFLGGNGRPGDRRVTTGPFAFDAGNWSVGRGVTDQNWLTRNFGRPGRNPVSLPTAEDVARALKDPVYDTEPWNSISTEGFRNRIEGWGIHRVRPVGNHNQVHQWVGGPMAGAASPEDPVFWLHHSFIDLLWDRWRKAHPKAAYLPGRKPASPGRDRDYVFGLDDPMPPWNVTPRKLLDHSKVYRYA is encoded by the coding sequence GTGTACACCCGCAAGAACCAGCGCGACCTCACGCGCACCGAGAAGCGGCGCCTCGTCGACGCGATCCTGAAGCTCAAGCGCTCGGGCCGCTACGACGACTTCGTCGTCATGCACCGCGAGTACTACGTCATGGACACCGAGAACCGGCCGCGTCCCGCCCATATGACGTCGTCGTTCTTCCCCTGGCACCGCCGCTACCTGCTGGAGTTCGAGAAGGCCCTCCAGGCCGTCGACCCCGGCGTCAGCGTCCCCTACTGGGACTGGACCCAGGACCGTTCCACCACCTCCTCGCTCTGGGCGGAGGACTTCCTCGGCGGCAACGGCAGGCCCGGGGACCGGCGTGTCACCACCGGCCCGTTCGCCTTCGACGCGGGCAACTGGAGCGTGGGCCGCGGGGTCACCGACCAGAACTGGCTCACCCGCAACTTCGGCAGGCCCGGCAGGAACCCGGTCTCCCTCCCCACCGCCGAGGACGTGGCGCGGGCGCTGAAGGACCCGGTCTACGACACCGAGCCCTGGAACAGCATCAGCACCGAGGGGTTCCGCAACCGCATCGAGGGCTGGGGCATCCACCGGGTGCGCCCGGTCGGCAACCACAACCAGGTCCACCAGTGGGTCGGCGGCCCGATGGCCGGAGCCGCCTCCCCCGAGGACCCCGTCTTCTGGCTCCACCACTCCTTCATCGACCTGCTCTGGGACCGCTGGCGGAAGGCGCACCCCAAGGCCGCCTACCTGCCGGGCCGCAAACCCGCCTCACCCGGCCGGGACCGCGACTACGTCTTCGGCCTCGACGACCCGATGCCCCCGTGGAACGTCACCCCCAGGAAGCTCCTCGACCACAGCAAGGTCTACCGCTACGCCTGA
- a CDS encoding chaplin gives MSRITKVAAVMAGTGALIAGGAGMASADAGAQGAAIGSPGVASGNVLQVPVHVPVNVCGNTINVVGLLNPAFGNTCVNADGGHDDGGDYGYGR, from the coding sequence ATGTCGCGTATTACGAAGGTCGCCGCCGTCATGGCGGGCACCGGTGCCCTCATCGCCGGCGGCGCCGGCATGGCCTCCGCGGACGCCGGTGCCCAGGGTGCGGCCATCGGGTCCCCCGGTGTCGCCTCCGGCAACGTCCTCCAGGTCCCGGTCCACGTGCCGGTCAACGTCTGCGGCAACACCATCAACGTCGTCGGCCTGCTGAACCCGGCCTTCGGCAACACCTGCGTCAACGCTGACGGTGGCCACGACGACGGCGGCGACTACGGCTACGGCCGCTGA
- a CDS encoding GNAT family N-acetyltransferase has translation MTADRAGSLTVTLCRDFREFGALAGEWDALHRRCATATPFQSHAWLHSWWISYGQEGRLRVLLVRRSGRLIGAAPLMLVHRPMPLLVPMGGAISDFFDILLDEEEAGYAVGALQRGLDRAARHTVVDLREVRPDASAQLLFGRWPGARSRLTDSTCMELPAEPLGDLVARLTGSRGQRLRAKLRRVEALGVEARTVPRDQVPAAIGTLLRLHELQWRDRGVNPEHLRARFSDHLVRSVGRMVGNGTAAVTEFRIGGEVVAANLSLQSGQLTGGYLYGADPGLRERKVDVSTMLLREVAQQASDTGREVLSLLRGAEQYKNHWQPVTVVNQRLLLARPGLEPLLRLRESQVAVRERAVETVKARFPAARDWHERLTTLPVIGR, from the coding sequence ATGACGGCCGACCGGGCGGGCAGCCTCACCGTGACGCTCTGCCGGGACTTCCGGGAGTTCGGCGCGCTCGCCGGGGAGTGGGACGCGCTGCACCGCCGCTGCGCCACCGCCACCCCGTTCCAGAGCCATGCGTGGCTCCACTCCTGGTGGATCTCCTACGGCCAGGAGGGGAGGCTGCGGGTCCTGCTGGTGCGCCGTTCGGGGCGGCTGATCGGGGCGGCGCCGCTGATGCTGGTGCACCGTCCGATGCCGCTGCTGGTGCCGATGGGCGGGGCCATCTCCGACTTCTTCGACATCCTGCTGGACGAGGAGGAGGCCGGGTACGCGGTCGGCGCACTCCAGAGAGGTCTGGACCGGGCCGCCCGGCACACCGTGGTCGATCTGCGGGAGGTCCGGCCGGACGCGTCGGCGCAGCTGCTGTTCGGCCGGTGGCCGGGCGCGCGGAGCCGGCTCACGGACTCGACCTGCATGGAGCTGCCCGCCGAGCCGCTGGGCGACCTGGTGGCGCGGCTCACCGGCTCGCGGGGCCAGCGGCTGCGGGCCAAGCTGCGCAGGGTCGAGGCCCTCGGTGTGGAGGCGCGGACGGTCCCGCGGGACCAGGTGCCCGCGGCGATCGGCACCCTGCTGCGGCTCCATGAGCTCCAGTGGCGTGACCGGGGGGTCAACCCGGAGCACCTGCGGGCCCGGTTCTCCGACCACCTGGTCCGGTCGGTGGGGCGGATGGTGGGGAACGGCACGGCCGCCGTCACCGAGTTCCGTATCGGTGGCGAGGTCGTGGCGGCCAACCTCTCGCTCCAGTCCGGGCAGCTGACGGGCGGCTATCTGTACGGGGCCGACCCAGGGCTGCGGGAGCGGAAGGTCGATGTGTCGACCATGCTGCTGCGCGAGGTGGCCCAGCAGGCTTCGGACACCGGCCGGGAGGTGCTGAGCCTGCTGCGCGGCGCCGAGCAGTACAAGAACCACTGGCAGCCGGTCACGGTGGTCAACCAGCGGCTGCTGCTGGCCCGCCCGGGTCTGGAGCCGCTGCTGCGGCTGCGGGAGTCGCAGGTGGCGGTACGGGAACGGGCCGTGGAGACCGTGAAGGCGCGGTTCCCCGCCGCGCGGGACTGGCACGAGCGGCTTACCACGCTTCCGGTCATCGGGCGGTGA
- a CDS encoding lipopolysaccharide biosynthesis protein — translation MTESPEQQRPAVLRERLRTAPAQLRTALTRLPHWWPLPVCVLLGTASGLSYGLLASPQYEATSYAMAVAEEETAPGAALGYAQSYGRLVTSDATLSYAQGAAGEPMRALRSQVRSETSPDSPMIAVTGTSDSADKAADIANAVIEAVIVSSGHVSKDTGVKLIKFTHAMKPDQPVSPSVPLGTAVGAAAGGLLGGLVLLVRPRRAGWSVSAQVPGPTAAEDHAATDDRELVR, via the coding sequence ATGACCGAGTCTCCCGAGCAGCAGCGACCCGCCGTCCTGCGGGAGCGGCTGCGCACCGCCCCCGCCCAGCTGCGCACCGCCCTCACCCGGCTGCCCCACTGGTGGCCCCTGCCCGTCTGCGTGCTGCTGGGCACCGCGTCCGGGCTGTCGTACGGGCTGCTCGCCTCGCCCCAGTACGAGGCCACCAGCTACGCCATGGCGGTCGCCGAGGAGGAGACGGCCCCCGGGGCGGCGCTCGGCTACGCCCAGTCCTACGGGCGCCTCGTCACCAGCGACGCGACGCTCTCCTACGCCCAGGGCGCGGCCGGTGAGCCGATGCGTGCCCTGCGCTCCCAGGTCCGCTCGGAGACCTCCCCCGACTCGCCGATGATCGCGGTGACGGGCACGTCGGACAGCGCGGACAAGGCGGCCGACATCGCCAACGCGGTGATCGAGGCCGTCATCGTGAGCAGCGGCCATGTCTCCAAGGACACCGGGGTGAAGCTGATCAAGTTCACCCACGCGATGAAGCCCGACCAGCCGGTCTCGCCGTCGGTGCCGCTGGGCACCGCAGTGGGGGCGGCCGCGGGCGGTCTGCTGGGCGGCCTCGTGCTGCTCGTACGGCCCCGGCGCGCGGGCTGGAGCGTCTCCGCCCAGGTGCCCGGGCCGACCGCCGCCGAGGACCACGCGGCCACCGACGACCGGGAGCTCGTGCGATGA
- a CDS encoding glycosyltransferase codes for MRALHVITGLGVGGAEQQLRLLLRHLPVECDVVTLTNPGPVADGLRADGVRVIHLGMRGNRDLSAVGRLTRLIRDGRYDLVHTHLYRACVYGRIAARLAGVRAAVATEHSLGRAEIEGRPLTRGIRALYLSTERLGAATVAVSSTVAGRLRDWGVPAERIRLVPNGIDADRYRFDPDRRLAVRAALGIPDDAFVVGGVGRLVPGKRFDVLVRAVAALPEARLLLAGDGPEGGPLRTLAAELGAADRIRLLGECGAGGGGPVPGVPALLSAVDTFVSTSREESFGLAAVEALAAGLPVLHDACPAIDDLSAAHAPGATRIAGSPDELTAVLRQRIQARPDRRPPPRAVGHYDIRRSSERLMDVYAYALDTAPPNRRALS; via the coding sequence GTGAGGGCGCTGCACGTCATCACCGGGCTCGGGGTCGGCGGCGCCGAGCAGCAGTTGCGGCTGCTGCTGCGCCATCTGCCGGTGGAGTGCGACGTGGTGACGCTCACCAACCCGGGCCCGGTGGCGGACGGCCTGCGGGCCGACGGGGTGCGCGTCATCCACCTGGGGATGCGCGGCAACCGGGACCTCTCGGCCGTGGGGCGGCTGACCCGGCTGATCCGCGACGGCCGCTACGACCTGGTCCACACACACCTCTACCGGGCCTGTGTGTACGGGAGGATCGCGGCGCGCCTCGCGGGTGTGCGGGCGGCCGTGGCGACCGAACACTCCCTGGGGCGCGCCGAGATCGAGGGCCGCCCGCTGACCCGGGGCATCCGCGCCCTCTACCTCTCCACGGAGCGGCTGGGCGCGGCCACCGTCGCGGTCTCCTCCACCGTCGCCGGGCGGCTGCGGGACTGGGGGGTGCCCGCCGAGCGGATCCGGCTGGTGCCCAACGGCATCGACGCGGACCGCTACCGCTTCGACCCGGACCGGCGGCTCGCCGTGCGGGCGGCGCTGGGGATTCCCGACGACGCGTTCGTGGTCGGCGGGGTGGGCCGGCTGGTGCCCGGCAAACGGTTCGACGTGCTGGTCCGGGCGGTCGCCGCACTGCCGGAGGCCCGGCTGCTGCTGGCCGGCGACGGGCCGGAGGGCGGTCCGCTCAGGACCCTGGCGGCCGAACTGGGGGCGGCGGACCGGATCCGGCTCCTCGGGGAGTGCGGGGCGGGCGGAGGCGGCCCGGTGCCCGGGGTCCCGGCCCTGCTGAGCGCCGTCGACACCTTCGTATCGACATCCCGTGAGGAGTCGTTCGGGCTGGCCGCCGTGGAGGCGCTCGCGGCCGGGCTGCCCGTGCTGCACGACGCCTGCCCGGCCATCGACGACCTGTCCGCCGCCCACGCCCCGGGCGCCACCCGGATCGCCGGCAGCCCCGACGAGCTGACCGCCGTGCTGCGGCAGCGGATACAGGCCCGCCCGGACCGCCGCCCGCCACCACGGGCCGTCGGCCACTACGACATCCGGCGCAGCAGCGAGCGCCTGATGGACGTGTACGCGTACGCCCTCGACACCGCCCCACCGAACCGGAGAGCCCTTTCATGA
- a CDS encoding polysaccharide deacetylase family protein, protein MAADPSAPRADAPSSRLRPHTRRQPWILTYHSVTDAGDDPYGITVAPRRLGEQLAWLRGRGLRGVGVSELMRAHAAGRRDLVGLTFDDGYRDFLQEALPVLRVHGCTATVFVLPGRPGGVNEWDPLGPRKPLLTHDEIRRVAEAGMEVGSHGLLHQDLTTLADEELRHETVRSRELIGELTGALPEGFCYPYGTLDRRVAEAVRRAGYGYGCALAPGPLISRFALPRTHISQADRGVRLWAKDLRHGLRHGAVPGGGSRTASPVRAGGPR, encoded by the coding sequence ATGGCCGCTGACCCCTCGGCACCTCGCGCCGACGCTCCCTCGTCCCGGCTCCGCCCGCACACCCGCCGTCAGCCCTGGATCCTCACGTACCACTCGGTCACCGACGCCGGCGACGACCCGTACGGCATCACCGTCGCCCCCCGGCGGCTCGGCGAGCAGCTGGCGTGGCTGCGCGGCAGAGGGCTGCGCGGGGTGGGGGTGTCGGAGCTGATGCGGGCGCACGCGGCGGGGAGGCGGGATCTGGTCGGGCTGACCTTCGACGACGGGTACCGGGACTTCCTCCAGGAGGCGCTGCCGGTGCTGCGCGTCCACGGCTGCACCGCGACGGTGTTCGTGCTGCCGGGGCGGCCGGGGGGTGTGAACGAGTGGGACCCGCTGGGTCCGCGCAAGCCGCTGCTCACCCACGACGAGATCCGCCGGGTCGCCGAGGCGGGGATGGAGGTCGGCTCGCACGGTCTGCTGCACCAGGACCTCACCACGCTGGCGGACGAGGAGCTGCGCCACGAGACGGTCCGCAGCCGGGAGTTGATCGGTGAGCTGACCGGGGCGCTGCCGGAGGGCTTCTGCTATCCGTACGGGACACTGGACCGGCGGGTGGCGGAAGCCGTGCGCCGGGCCGGGTACGGGTACGGCTGTGCGCTCGCCCCCGGCCCGCTGATCAGCCGGTTCGCCCTCCCCCGCACCCACATCAGCCAGGCGGACCGGGGCGTACGGCTCTGGGCGAAGGACCTGCGGCACGGGCTGCGCCACGGAGCGGTCCCCGGCGGGGGCTCGCGTACGGCCTCCCCGGTGCGGGCGGGCGGCCCCCGGTGA
- the murJ gene encoding murein biosynthesis integral membrane protein MurJ — protein sequence MSDTGTGTEAEARSREGLSTKARSQEGPAPEALSREAPPGDASAREHAAAPLLPGPGQPPGSGPTGTTAAEAAPEPASGGEAPGLGAFLARAAAATAVLTVVGAVLGLVRDQAIARYFGASDASDAFLIAWTVPEMAATLLIEDGMALLLVPAFSLALTRRADAEAAKGGESAGEADAAGEPGPDPVRELVAATLPRLCVLLMAGAALLMAGAPWVVGILAPGLADPGLAVDCTRLTAVTVLTFGITGYFSAALRAHRSFLPPAGVYVAYNLGIIGMTLALHSVWGVRAAAAGVAVGSLLMILTQLPTFLRLLPLARPRLRRPGKRARRTAPLLGVTVLAPVVLFVVSRQSQVLVERFLASTLPAGAISHLNYAQKVAQMPMVLSLMICTVTFPVVARAMADGDHEKARQRVERDLALAGMVVLLGTAVVLGYAPQIIDLLFQRGAFDTADTEATAQVMRVYAAGLLGHCLVGALSRPFFSSGRPTWFPAFAMGTGLLVTMGAGYALTYRFGVDGIATANAIGISTTALLLLMGLGTRVVPIRARAVALSLGRLAGAALVAGAAGWAAAPLLPEAVLSLAAGCVLVPVVFFLTGLALRSPEVVSLLALIRRRFTDGR from the coding sequence GTGAGCGACACCGGTACGGGAACGGAGGCGGAGGCCCGCTCCCGGGAGGGCCTCTCCACGAAAGCCCGCTCGCAGGAGGGCCCGGCCCCGGAAGCGCTGTCCCGCGAGGCGCCTCCCGGCGATGCCTCCGCGCGCGAGCACGCCGCCGCTCCCCTGCTCCCGGGTCCCGGCCAGCCCCCCGGCTCCGGCCCCACAGGAACCACTGCGGCCGAGGCCGCGCCGGAGCCCGCCAGCGGCGGCGAGGCTCCCGGACTCGGGGCGTTCCTCGCCCGCGCGGCGGCGGCCACGGCGGTGCTCACCGTGGTCGGCGCCGTACTCGGCCTCGTACGGGACCAGGCCATCGCCCGCTACTTCGGCGCGAGCGACGCCAGCGACGCGTTCCTGATCGCCTGGACCGTGCCGGAGATGGCGGCCACGCTGCTGATCGAGGACGGGATGGCGCTCCTCCTCGTCCCCGCCTTCAGCCTCGCCCTCACCCGCCGCGCGGACGCCGAGGCCGCGAAGGGCGGCGAGTCCGCCGGGGAGGCCGACGCCGCCGGGGAGCCCGGTCCCGACCCCGTACGCGAACTGGTGGCGGCCACCCTCCCCCGGCTCTGCGTCCTGCTCATGGCCGGTGCGGCGCTGCTGATGGCGGGCGCCCCCTGGGTCGTCGGAATCCTCGCCCCCGGACTGGCCGACCCGGGCCTCGCGGTGGACTGCACCCGGCTGACCGCCGTCACCGTGCTCACCTTCGGCATCACCGGCTACTTCAGCGCCGCCCTGCGCGCCCACCGCAGCTTCCTGCCGCCCGCCGGGGTCTACGTCGCGTACAACCTCGGCATCATCGGCATGACGCTGGCGCTGCACTCGGTGTGGGGCGTACGGGCGGCGGCGGCGGGCGTCGCCGTCGGCAGCCTGTTGATGATCCTCACCCAACTCCCCACCTTCCTGCGGCTGCTGCCCCTGGCACGCCCCCGCCTGAGGCGGCCCGGGAAGCGTGCCCGGCGCACCGCTCCCCTGCTGGGCGTGACCGTCCTGGCCCCGGTCGTGCTGTTCGTGGTGAGCCGTCAGTCGCAGGTGCTGGTGGAGCGGTTCCTGGCCTCCACGCTCCCGGCGGGCGCCATCTCGCACCTCAACTACGCGCAGAAGGTCGCGCAGATGCCGATGGTGCTCTCGCTGATGATCTGCACGGTGACGTTCCCCGTCGTCGCGCGGGCGATGGCCGACGGGGACCACGAGAAGGCCCGGCAGCGGGTGGAGCGGGATCTCGCGCTGGCGGGCATGGTCGTGCTGCTCGGCACGGCGGTCGTGCTCGGTTACGCGCCCCAGATCATCGATCTGCTCTTCCAGCGCGGCGCGTTCGACACCGCCGACACCGAGGCCACCGCCCAGGTGATGCGGGTCTACGCGGCGGGGCTGCTCGGCCACTGTCTCGTCGGCGCGCTGAGCCGGCCGTTCTTCTCGTCCGGGCGGCCCACCTGGTTCCCGGCGTTCGCCATGGGCACCGGGCTCCTCGTCACGATGGGCGCCGGGTACGCGCTCACGTACCGCTTCGGCGTCGACGGCATCGCCACGGCCAACGCCATCGGGATCAGCACGACCGCGCTGCTCCTGCTGATGGGGCTGGGCACCCGGGTGGTCCCGATCCGGGCCCGGGCGGTCGCCCTGTCCCTGGGCCGGCTCGCGGGCGCCGCGCTGGTGGCCGGGGCGGCGGGCTGGGCGGCGGCGCCGCTGCTCCCCGAAGCGGTCCTGAGCCTGGCCGCGGGGTGTGTCCTCGTCCCCGTCGTCTTCTTCCTGACCGGGCTGGCCCTGCGCTCGCCCGAGGTCGTCTCCCTGCTGGCACTCATCCGACGGAGGTTTACAGATGGCCGCTGA
- a CDS encoding O-antigen ligase family protein has translation MAATLTAPAPLAPARAVPRPNRGGWRSRWPLLPLIATVLLPALPYAVGGGVGPADIASGIAVLVCVGRLLYLRQRPLGGAAALVLGLPAVGFAVATVTAADPAAALPGLVRYLQVFVLVPAAVCLLLKDAQEFRIVAGALVVLALVQGVVGIDQYATGTGASYMGEEVRAVGTFGPSDIMGMATVVAYGLLAAAAFALRTPRDAPAWLRPAAAVVAVGLTVPLALSFSRGVWIATAVALLVALALTGRRQALTSLAVLGATGVVLVGGFGIGSEMIAERAASVTQVTRAPDRSVNDRYTMWSAAGSMWRERPVAGVGLKGFPAHRDAHASIGLSSGSDTAGAGQEFRRQALLSPHNMYLLVLGEQGLIGLTAVAGSWAAILVGAVRRLVRARSRGHTAVDCGLVAVALMTWQSVNFLYSDIGGPTTVLGGVVLGLAAWWALAEPEKAGTA, from the coding sequence ATGGCCGCCACCCTGACCGCACCGGCGCCCCTGGCCCCGGCCCGTGCCGTTCCGCGTCCGAACCGGGGCGGGTGGCGGAGCCGGTGGCCGCTGCTCCCGCTGATCGCGACCGTCCTGCTGCCCGCTCTGCCGTACGCCGTCGGGGGCGGCGTGGGACCGGCCGACATCGCCTCCGGCATCGCGGTGCTGGTCTGCGTGGGACGGCTGCTGTACCTCCGGCAGCGCCCGCTCGGCGGGGCCGCCGCCCTGGTGCTGGGGCTGCCTGCCGTGGGCTTCGCGGTGGCGACGGTGACGGCCGCCGACCCGGCCGCCGCACTGCCGGGCCTGGTCCGCTACCTCCAGGTCTTCGTGCTCGTCCCGGCCGCCGTCTGCCTGCTGCTCAAGGACGCCCAGGAGTTCCGGATCGTGGCCGGCGCACTGGTGGTCCTCGCCCTCGTCCAGGGTGTCGTGGGCATCGACCAGTACGCCACCGGGACCGGCGCCTCGTACATGGGCGAGGAGGTCCGGGCGGTCGGCACGTTCGGGCCCAGCGACATCATGGGGATGGCCACGGTCGTCGCCTACGGACTGCTCGCGGCGGCCGCGTTCGCGCTGCGGACCCCGCGTGACGCTCCGGCCTGGCTCCGCCCCGCGGCCGCTGTCGTCGCCGTCGGGCTGACCGTGCCGCTCGCCCTCTCCTTCAGCCGGGGGGTGTGGATCGCCACGGCGGTCGCCCTCCTGGTCGCCCTGGCCCTGACGGGCCGTCGGCAGGCGCTGACCTCGCTGGCGGTCCTCGGGGCCACCGGGGTGGTCCTGGTCGGCGGGTTCGGCATCGGCTCGGAGATGATCGCCGAGCGGGCCGCCAGCGTGACCCAGGTGACCCGGGCCCCCGACCGGTCGGTCAACGACCGCTACACGATGTGGAGCGCGGCGGGCTCCATGTGGCGCGAGCGGCCCGTGGCCGGGGTCGGGCTCAAGGGCTTCCCCGCCCACCGCGACGCCCACGCCTCGATCGGCCTCTCCTCCGGCAGCGACACGGCGGGGGCGGGCCAGGAGTTCCGCAGGCAGGCCCTGCTCTCCCCCCACAACATGTATCTGCTCGTCCTCGGCGAGCAGGGCCTCATCGGTCTGACGGCGGTCGCCGGCAGCTGGGCGGCGATCCTCGTCGGCGCGGTACGCCGGCTGGTCCGGGCCCGCTCGCGGGGCCACACGGCCGTGGACTGCGGGCTGGTGGCGGTCGCCCTGATGACCTGGCAGAGCGTCAACTTCCTGTACTCCGACATCGGCGGCCCCACGACCGTGCTGGGCGGCGTCGTCCTGGGACTCGCCGCCTGGTGGGCGCTGGCCGAGCCGGAGAAGGCGGGCACCGCGTGA